One Amycolatopsis sp. NBC_00355 genomic window carries:
- the rpmH gene encoding 50S ribosomal protein L34: MSKGKRTFQPNNRRRAKTHGFRLRMRTRAGRGILAARRRKGREALSA, translated from the coding sequence GTGAGCAAGGGTAAGCGGACCTTCCAGCCGAACAACCGTCGTCGCGCGAAGACCCACGGGTTCCGGCTGCGCATGCGGACCCGGGCAGGCCGGGGCATCCTGGCGGCTCGCCGTCGCAAGGGCCGCGAAGCGCTGTCGGCCTGA
- the dnaA gene encoding chromosomal replication initiator protein DnaA, with amino-acid sequence MSEHQHNLGVIWEQVVRELSDGTLSPQQRAWMRVTRPIGLLDGTALLAAPSDFAKEAIERGLRGAITDALSRRLGRAISLAVKVDTAETLAPIAAPRYVPSPGRVESGGVSAEPAPAPMPGPGPMLPPPRPEPTPPLPAHQSAGPKPDDGDDTDEEVDEEGEALAAVHEIWPTFSGQPIAGQPYTAPAQPQTSKTKLNEKYTFDTFVIGASNRFAHAAAVAVAEAPARAYNPLFIWGESGLGKTHLLHAVGHYAQRLFPGMRVRYVSTEEFTNDFINSLRDDRKVAFQRRYRDIDILLVDDIQFLEGKEGTQEEFFHTFNTLHNANKQIVVSSDRPPKRLETLEDRLRTRFEWGLITDIQPPELETRIAILRKKAAQDRLAVPGDVLEFIASRVEANIRELEGALIRVTAFASLNQQPVDAGLAEIVLRDLIPDSHAPEITAPTIMGVISEFFDVSLDDLCGPGKTKALATSRQIAMYLCRELTDMSLPKIGQTFGGRDHTTVMHADKKIRKEMAERRRIYDQVQELTSRIKQRARQ; translated from the coding sequence GTGTCGGAGCACCAGCACAACCTGGGTGTCATCTGGGAACAGGTGGTACGCGAACTGTCCGACGGGACCCTGTCCCCCCAGCAGCGTGCCTGGATGCGCGTGACCCGCCCCATCGGCCTGCTCGACGGCACTGCCCTGCTCGCGGCCCCCAGCGACTTCGCGAAGGAAGCGATCGAACGCGGGCTCCGCGGCGCGATCACCGACGCGCTCTCCCGGCGGCTCGGCCGCGCCATTTCGCTCGCGGTCAAGGTCGACACCGCCGAGACCCTCGCCCCGATCGCCGCGCCGCGCTACGTCCCGTCACCCGGCCGGGTGGAAAGCGGCGGCGTGAGCGCCGAGCCGGCCCCCGCGCCGATGCCCGGCCCCGGCCCGATGCTGCCGCCGCCGCGCCCCGAGCCCACCCCGCCGCTGCCGGCGCACCAGTCCGCCGGGCCGAAGCCCGACGACGGTGACGACACCGACGAGGAAGTCGACGAAGAGGGCGAAGCGCTCGCCGCGGTCCACGAGATCTGGCCCACGTTCTCCGGGCAGCCGATCGCCGGCCAGCCCTACACCGCGCCGGCGCAGCCGCAGACGTCGAAGACGAAGCTGAACGAGAAGTACACCTTCGACACGTTCGTCATCGGCGCGTCCAACCGCTTCGCGCACGCGGCCGCGGTCGCCGTCGCCGAAGCGCCGGCCCGCGCGTACAACCCGCTCTTCATCTGGGGTGAGTCCGGGCTCGGCAAGACGCACCTGCTGCACGCGGTCGGCCACTACGCGCAACGGCTCTTCCCGGGCATGCGCGTGCGGTACGTCTCGACCGAAGAGTTCACGAACGACTTCATCAACTCGCTGCGCGACGACCGCAAGGTCGCCTTCCAGCGCCGCTACCGCGACATCGACATCCTGCTCGTCGACGACATCCAGTTCCTGGAGGGCAAAGAAGGTACGCAGGAAGAGTTCTTCCACACCTTCAACACCCTCCACAACGCGAACAAGCAGATCGTCGTCAGCTCCGACCGCCCGCCCAAGCGCCTCGAAACGCTGGAGGACCGGCTGCGGACGCGGTTCGAGTGGGGCCTGATCACCGACATCCAGCCGCCCGAGCTCGAGACGCGCATCGCGATCCTCCGCAAGAAGGCGGCGCAGGATCGGCTGGCGGTGCCGGGTGACGTCCTGGAGTTCATCGCCTCGCGCGTCGAGGCGAACATCCGGGAGCTCGAAGGCGCGCTGATCCGGGTCACGGCGTTCGCGTCGCTGAACCAGCAGCCGGTCGACGCCGGGCTGGCCGAGATCGTGCTGCGCGACCTCATCCCCGACTCGCACGCCCCGGAGATCACCGCGCCCACCATCATGGGCGTCATCTCCGAGTTCTTCGACGTTTCGCTGGACGACCTGTGCGGCCCGGGCAAGACGAAGGCGCTCGCCACGTCCCGCCAGATCGCGATGTACCTCTGCCGCGAGCTGACCGACATGTCACTGCCGAAGATCGGGCAGACGTTCGGCGGCCGCGACCACACGACCGTCATGCACGCGGACAAGAAGATCCGCAAGGAGATGGCCGAGCGCCGGCGGATCTACGACCAGGTGCAGGAGCTGACGTCGCGCATCAAGCAGCGCGCCCGCCAGTAG
- the dnaN gene encoding DNA polymerase III subunit beta, whose amino-acid sequence MKIRVERDGLADAVAWVARSLPSRPPVPVLGGVLLDAGSDGDSDALTVSGFDYEVSATVGVPATIADGGRLLVSGRLLADITKSLPNQPVEIAVDGSRATITCGSARFSLPTMPVEDYPQLPSQPAFAGELAGDAFGQAVTQVVVAAGKDDTLPMLTGMRLEISGSSLTLVATDRFRLAMREFTWQPAEGLADAAVLVPARTLAEAAKTLGASGATIRLALASGEGLLGLSGSGRYTTTRLLDAEFPPYRQLLPATHTSRAVIDVSALTESIKRVSLVAERGTQVRLEFGDNTLRLSAGGDDEGSAEEELQVDYEGEPVTIAFNPGYLVDGLGALHSDRAELTFTTPNRPALIKPADAEGNLVPGYLYLLMPVRLPG is encoded by the coding sequence ATGAAGATCCGCGTCGAGCGTGACGGGCTCGCCGACGCCGTCGCGTGGGTGGCGAGAAGCCTCCCCTCCCGGCCTCCGGTGCCGGTACTGGGCGGCGTGCTCCTCGACGCCGGTTCCGACGGCGACTCCGACGCGCTGACCGTGTCGGGTTTCGACTACGAGGTGTCCGCGACGGTGGGCGTCCCGGCGACGATCGCCGACGGCGGCCGGCTGCTGGTGTCCGGCCGGCTCCTCGCCGACATCACCAAGTCCCTGCCGAACCAGCCGGTCGAGATCGCCGTGGACGGCTCTCGCGCCACGATCACGTGCGGCAGCGCGCGCTTCTCCCTGCCGACCATGCCGGTCGAGGACTACCCGCAGCTGCCCTCGCAGCCCGCCTTCGCGGGTGAGCTCGCCGGCGACGCGTTCGGCCAGGCCGTCACCCAGGTCGTCGTCGCCGCGGGCAAGGACGACACGCTGCCGATGCTGACCGGCATGCGGCTCGAGATCTCCGGCAGCTCGCTGACCCTCGTCGCGACCGACCGGTTCCGGCTCGCCATGCGCGAGTTCACCTGGCAGCCCGCCGAAGGCCTGGCCGACGCCGCGGTGCTCGTCCCGGCGCGCACCCTCGCCGAGGCGGCCAAGACGCTCGGCGCGAGCGGCGCCACGATCCGGCTCGCGCTCGCCAGCGGCGAGGGCCTGCTCGGCCTGTCCGGCTCCGGGCGCTACACGACGACCCGCCTGCTCGACGCCGAGTTCCCGCCGTACCGCCAGCTGCTGCCCGCGACGCACACCTCGCGCGCGGTCATCGACGTGTCGGCTCTCACGGAGTCGATCAAGCGCGTTTCCCTGGTCGCGGAGCGGGGGACTCAGGTACGACTGGAGTTCGGGGACAACACGCTGCGGCTGTCCGCGGGCGGCGACGACGAAGGAAGCGCCGAAGAAGAGCTCCAGGTCGACTACGAAGGTGAGCCGGTGACGATCGCGTTCAACCCGGGTTACCTCGTCGACGGCCTCGGCGCCCTCCACAGCGACCGGGCGGAGCTGACGTTCACGACGCCGAACCGCCCCGCCCTCATCAAGCCGGCCGACGCCGAGGGCAACCTCGTCCCCGGCTACCTCTACCTCCTGATGCCCGTCCGTCTTCCGGGCTGA
- the gnd gene encoding phosphogluconate dehydrogenase (NAD(+)-dependent, decarboxylating), with protein MVQLGLIGLGKMGFNMRERLRAAGHEVVGYDRNPDVSDTTSLEDLVSKLDAPRIVWIMVPAGDPTRQTITELGNLLAEGDMVIDGGNSKYTDDRLNADLLAAKNIGYADCGVSGGVWGKDNGYGLMVGGTAADVERAMPIFDALRPEGPREEGFSHAGDVGAGHYAKMIHNGIEYGMMQAFAEGFELLEAAKVVNDVPAVIKGWQRGTVVRSWLLDLLVRALDEDPDLDDLEGYVEDSGEGRWTLEEAINNAVPAPVISAALFARFASRQEHSAAMRAVAALRNQFGGHAVKKVGG; from the coding sequence ATGGTTCAGCTCGGTCTGATCGGCCTGGGCAAGATGGGCTTCAACATGCGTGAGCGGCTGCGCGCGGCCGGTCACGAAGTGGTCGGCTACGACCGCAACCCGGACGTCAGCGACACGACGTCGCTCGAGGACCTGGTGTCCAAACTGGACGCTCCGCGGATCGTCTGGATCATGGTCCCCGCCGGCGACCCGACGCGGCAGACCATCACCGAGCTGGGCAACCTGCTCGCCGAAGGTGACATGGTCATCGACGGCGGCAACTCGAAGTACACCGACGACAGGCTGAACGCCGACCTGCTCGCCGCGAAGAACATCGGGTACGCCGACTGCGGTGTCTCCGGTGGCGTGTGGGGCAAGGACAACGGCTACGGCCTGATGGTCGGCGGCACCGCCGCCGACGTCGAGCGCGCGATGCCGATCTTCGACGCGCTGCGTCCGGAGGGCCCGCGCGAAGAGGGCTTCTCGCACGCCGGCGACGTCGGCGCGGGTCACTACGCGAAGATGATCCACAACGGCATCGAGTACGGCATGATGCAGGCCTTCGCCGAAGGCTTCGAGCTGCTCGAGGCCGCGAAGGTCGTCAACGACGTGCCCGCGGTGATCAAGGGCTGGCAGCGCGGCACCGTCGTCCGGTCCTGGCTGCTCGACCTGCTCGTGCGCGCGCTCGACGAAGACCCGGACCTGGACGACCTCGAGGGGTACGTCGAGGATTCCGGCGAAGGCCGGTGGACCCTCGAAGAGGCGATCAACAACGCGGTGCCGGCGCCGGTCATCTCGGCCGCGCTGTTCGCCCGGTTCGCCTCCCGTCAGGAGCATTCGGCCGCGATGCGCGCGGTCGCCGCGCTGCGCAACCAGTTCGGCGGGCACGCCGTGAAGAAGGTCGGCGGGTAG
- the recF gene encoding DNA replication/repair protein RecF (All proteins in this family for which functions are known are DNA-binding proteins that assist the filamentation of RecA onto DNA for the initiation of recombination or recombinational repair.), with translation MYLRHLQVTDFRSWPQADLALEPGPTVLVGQNGRGKTNLLEAIGYVATLGSHRVATDAPLIRHGCERALVRVAVVNDDRELTVELEITAGRANRARVNRGAVGRPRDVLGILRTVLFSPEDLALVRGDPGERRRFLDELLVLRAPRYAGVRADYEKVLKQRNALLKTAGKRRTGREDPYALSTLEVWDDHLAVAGAELLAARLNLVADLGPYAAAAYMGVAPDSRPAKISYKSSLGDGLPETYGVPDGERAQPEVLKDVLLKALGEARKAELERGISLVGPHRDELELILGEAPAKGYASHGESWSFALALRLGSYELLRGEAGEPVLLLDDVFAELDRKRRARLAEVAASAEQVLVTAAVDEDVPSELAGSRFVVADGEVTRG, from the coding sequence GTGTATCTGCGGCATCTGCAGGTCACCGACTTCCGCTCCTGGCCCCAGGCCGATCTCGCCCTCGAACCGGGGCCGACCGTGCTGGTCGGCCAGAACGGTCGCGGCAAGACCAACCTGCTCGAGGCGATCGGGTACGTCGCGACGCTGGGCTCGCACCGCGTCGCGACGGACGCGCCGCTGATCCGGCACGGCTGTGAGCGCGCGCTGGTGCGGGTCGCGGTGGTCAACGACGACCGCGAACTGACCGTCGAGCTCGAGATCACCGCCGGCCGGGCGAACCGCGCCCGGGTCAACCGCGGCGCGGTCGGCCGGCCGCGGGACGTGCTGGGGATCCTGCGCACGGTGCTGTTCTCCCCGGAGGACCTGGCGCTCGTGCGGGGAGACCCGGGTGAGCGACGCCGGTTCCTCGACGAGCTGCTGGTGCTGCGCGCGCCGCGGTACGCCGGGGTTCGTGCGGACTACGAGAAGGTGCTGAAGCAGCGCAACGCCCTGCTCAAGACGGCCGGTAAACGCCGGACCGGGCGTGAGGACCCGTACGCGCTGTCGACGCTCGAAGTCTGGGACGACCACCTCGCGGTGGCGGGGGCGGAGCTGCTGGCCGCGCGCCTGAACCTCGTCGCGGACCTCGGGCCGTACGCGGCCGCCGCGTACATGGGCGTCGCTCCGGACTCGCGGCCGGCGAAGATCTCGTACAAGTCTTCGCTGGGCGACGGCCTGCCGGAGACGTACGGCGTACCGGACGGGGAACGGGCGCAACCCGAAGTCCTGAAGGACGTCTTGCTCAAGGCACTCGGGGAGGCTCGCAAGGCCGAGCTGGAGCGGGGGATCAGCCTGGTCGGCCCGCACCGGGACGAGCTGGAGCTGATCCTGGGGGAGGCGCCGGCCAAGGGGTACGCGAGCCACGGCGAGTCGTGGTCGTTCGCGCTCGCCCTCCGGCTCGGCAGCTACGAGCTGCTGCGCGGGGAGGCGGGTGAGCCGGTGCTCCTGCTCGACGACGTGTTCGCCGAGCTGGACCGCAAGCGCCGGGCCCGGCTGGCCGAGGTGGCCGCGAGCGCCGAACAGGTGCTGGTGACCGCCGCGGTCGACGAAGACGTGCCCAGCGAGCTGGCGGGGAGCCGGTTCGTGGTGGCGGATGGTGAGGTCACGCGTGGCTGA
- a CDS encoding DciA family protein — protein MTGRDLAHAALEAAKAKAKERGVPPGHRRRVASGGQNPRRRRWSGPGADARDPQPLGRLVSRLVSDRGWNESVSGARVFAQWARLVGEDVAEHAQPVALKDGELTVRASSTAWATQLRLLQGKLLAKIAAGVGNGVVKRMRIQGPMAPSWRKGPRHVSGRGPRDTYG, from the coding sequence ATGACGGGCCGGGACCTCGCGCACGCCGCGCTCGAGGCCGCGAAAGCCAAGGCGAAGGAGCGAGGTGTCCCGCCGGGGCACCGCCGCCGCGTCGCGAGCGGGGGCCAGAACCCCCGGCGCCGCCGCTGGTCGGGACCCGGTGCGGACGCGCGTGACCCGCAGCCCCTCGGCCGGCTCGTCTCGCGGCTCGTCAGCGACCGCGGCTGGAACGAAAGCGTCTCCGGCGCCCGCGTCTTCGCGCAGTGGGCGCGCTTGGTCGGCGAGGACGTCGCGGAACACGCCCAGCCCGTCGCGCTGAAAGACGGCGAGCTCACGGTCCGCGCCAGCTCCACGGCGTGGGCCACCCAGCTGCGGCTGCTGCAGGGAAAGCTGCTGGCCAAGATCGCGGCGGGGGTCGGGAACGGCGTGGTCAAGCGCATGCGGATCCAGGGTCCGATGGCCCCGAGCTGGCGGAAAGGGCCCCGGCACGTGTCGGGTCGCGGTCCGCGTGACACGTACGGCTGA
- the gyrB gene encoding DNA topoisomerase (ATP-hydrolyzing) subunit B, producing the protein MTENKSEYNASSITVLEGLEAVRKRPGMYIGSTGERGLHHLVQEVVDNSVDEAMAGHATKVEVTLLADGGVRVVDDGRGIPVDMHPKEHKPTIEVVLTQLHAGGKFDSDSYAVSGGLHGVGISVVNALSTRLLAEVKYGGRSWRQLYTDQIPGPLEDLGPATDTGTTMTFWADGDIFETTTYNFETISRRLQEMAFLNKGLTLSLRDERVADEEAEADAEGKVARVKEKVYCYPGGLEDFVKHINGSKDPIHASVISFDAKGPGLEVEVAMQWNTGFTPSVYTFANTINTHEGGTHEEGFRAALTRVVNTYARDKKLLKEKDTNLTGDDVREGLAAIVSIKLSEPQFEGQTKTKLGNSEAKTFVQQQSNEWLADWFERNPAEAKTIINKSISSAQARMAARKARDLVRRKGALDIGGLPGKLKDCRSTKPEECELYIVEGDSAGGSAKEGRDSMYQAILPIRGKIINVEKARIDRVLKNTEVQSLITALGTGIHDEFDLEKLRYHKIVLMADADVDGQHITTLLLTLLFRFMKPLIEHGHVFLSRPPLYKIKWPRAEPEYVYSDNERDAVIRAGVEAGKRLPKDDAIQRYKGLGEMNAEELWETTMDPANRLLGRVTMDDAAQADDLFSVLMGEDVEARRSFITRNAKDVRFLDV; encoded by the coding sequence GTGACCGAGAACAAGAGCGAGTACAACGCGTCATCGATCACGGTGCTCGAAGGCCTCGAAGCGGTCCGCAAGCGCCCCGGTATGTACATCGGTTCCACCGGTGAACGCGGGCTGCACCACCTCGTTCAGGAGGTCGTCGACAACTCGGTCGACGAGGCGATGGCCGGCCACGCCACCAAGGTCGAGGTTACCCTCCTCGCCGACGGCGGGGTGCGCGTCGTCGACGACGGCCGCGGCATCCCGGTCGACATGCACCCCAAGGAGCACAAGCCGACCATCGAGGTCGTGCTCACCCAGCTGCACGCGGGCGGCAAGTTCGACAGCGACTCCTACGCGGTGTCCGGCGGCCTGCACGGCGTCGGCATCTCCGTGGTGAACGCGCTGTCGACGCGGCTGCTCGCCGAGGTCAAGTACGGCGGCCGCAGCTGGCGCCAGCTCTACACGGACCAGATCCCCGGCCCGCTCGAGGACCTCGGCCCGGCGACCGACACCGGCACGACGATGACGTTCTGGGCCGACGGCGACATCTTCGAGACCACGACCTACAACTTCGAGACGATCTCGCGCCGCCTCCAGGAGATGGCGTTCCTCAACAAGGGACTGACGCTGTCGCTGCGCGACGAGCGCGTCGCCGACGAGGAGGCCGAGGCGGACGCCGAAGGCAAGGTCGCCCGGGTCAAGGAGAAGGTCTACTGCTACCCGGGCGGGCTCGAGGACTTCGTCAAGCACATCAACGGCAGCAAGGACCCGATCCACGCCAGCGTGATCTCCTTCGACGCCAAGGGCCCCGGCCTCGAGGTCGAGGTCGCGATGCAGTGGAACACCGGGTTCACGCCGTCGGTCTACACGTTCGCCAACACGATCAACACCCACGAGGGCGGCACCCACGAAGAGGGCTTCCGCGCCGCGCTCACCCGCGTCGTCAACACGTACGCGCGCGACAAGAAGCTGCTCAAGGAGAAGGACACCAACCTGACCGGTGACGACGTGCGCGAGGGTCTCGCCGCGATCGTCTCGATCAAGCTGAGCGAGCCGCAGTTCGAGGGCCAGACGAAGACCAAGCTGGGCAACAGCGAGGCCAAGACGTTCGTGCAGCAGCAGTCGAACGAGTGGCTGGCCGACTGGTTCGAGCGCAACCCGGCCGAGGCGAAGACGATCATCAACAAGTCGATCTCCTCGGCGCAGGCCCGGATGGCCGCGCGCAAGGCGCGTGACCTCGTCCGCCGCAAGGGCGCGCTCGACATCGGCGGCCTGCCCGGCAAGCTGAAGGACTGCCGCTCCACCAAGCCGGAGGAGTGCGAGCTCTACATCGTCGAGGGTGACTCGGCCGGCGGCTCGGCCAAGGAGGGCCGGGACTCGATGTACCAGGCGATCCTGCCGATCCGCGGCAAGATCATCAACGTCGAGAAGGCCCGCATCGACCGCGTCCTCAAGAACACCGAGGTCCAGTCGCTGATCACCGCCCTGGGCACCGGCATCCACGACGAGTTCGACCTCGAAAAGCTGCGGTACCACAAGATCGTGCTGATGGCCGACGCCGACGTCGACGGCCAGCACATCACCACGCTGCTGCTCACCCTGCTGTTCCGGTTCATGAAGCCGCTGATCGAGCACGGCCACGTCTTCCTGTCGCGGCCGCCGCTGTACAAGATCAAGTGGCCGCGGGCGGAGCCGGAGTACGTGTACTCCGACAACGAGCGCGACGCCGTCATCCGCGCGGGTGTCGAGGCCGGCAAGCGGCTGCCGAAGGACGACGCGATCCAGCGCTACAAGGGTCTCGGCGAGATGAACGCCGAAGAGCTGTGGGAGACCACGATGGACCCGGCCAACCGCCTGCTGGGCCGGGTCACGATGGACGACGCCGCCCAGGCCGACGACCTGTTCTCGGTCCTGATGGGCGAGGACGTCGAGGCCCGCCGCTCGTTCATCACGCGCAACGCCAAGGACGTGCGCTTCTTGGACGTGTAG
- the gyrA gene encoding DNA gyrase subunit A, with translation MTETLPPAPDHDRIEPVDIQQEMQRSYIDYAMSVIVSRALPDVRDGLKPVARRILYSMFDSGFRPDRGYNKCSRVVGDVMGNYHPHGDSAIYDALVRLAQPWSLRYPLIDGQGNFGSSGNDPAAAMRYTESRLAPLAMQMLADIEEDTVDFSDNYDGRTQEPDVLPSRFPNLLVNGGSGIAVGMATNIPPHNLREVSEGVVWALENPEADDDELLAALLVRIKGPDFPTKAMILGTSGIEDAYRTGRGSIRMRAVVEVEEDAKGRTILVVSELPYQVNPDNLVENIANLVRDGKLTGIADIADESNSRSGMRIVVTIKRDAVAKVVLNNLFKHTQLQQNFGVNMLALVDGVPRTLRLDQIIRHYVKHQVEVIVRRTRFRLKKAEERAHILRGYVKALDMLDEVIALIRRSPSADEARPALMELLDVDEIQATAILDMQLRRLAALERQRIIDQLAEIELEIADLKDILEKPERQRGIIRDELMAIVEKYGDDRRTKIIGFSGDVTDEELIAVEDVVVTITRTGYAKRTKTDLYRSQKRGGKGVQGATLKQDDIVQHFFVCSTHDWILFFTNKGRVYRTKTYDLPEANRNARGQHVANLMAFQPDEQIAQVIEIKNYEVAPYLVLATKRGLVKKTKLTDFDSNRSGGLIAINLREGDELVGAVLAAAEDDLLLVSAEGQSIRFHATDEALRPMGRPTSGVLGMRFNDGDELLGISVVKPDKFLLVATDGGYSKRTPIEDYPVQGRGGKGVLTIQHDRKRGRLVGALIVDAEDELYAITSSGGVIRTPAVDVRKAGRQTKGVRLMNLGEGTTLLAVARNADEPSDVATGDDNAETAEADVTVEETAEAVTEAVAETTDADEETTAPPEQ, from the coding sequence ATGACGGAAACTCTGCCGCCGGCTCCGGACCACGACCGGATCGAACCGGTCGACATCCAGCAGGAGATGCAGCGCTCGTACATCGACTACGCGATGAGCGTGATCGTGTCGCGCGCGCTGCCGGACGTGCGCGACGGGCTCAAGCCGGTCGCCCGCCGGATCCTGTACTCGATGTTCGACTCCGGCTTCCGGCCGGACCGCGGGTACAACAAGTGCTCCCGCGTCGTCGGCGACGTCATGGGCAACTACCACCCGCACGGTGACTCGGCGATCTATGACGCGCTCGTCCGGCTCGCCCAGCCGTGGTCGCTGCGGTACCCGCTGATCGACGGCCAGGGCAACTTCGGCTCGTCGGGCAACGACCCCGCCGCCGCCATGCGGTACACGGAGTCCCGGCTCGCGCCGCTGGCCATGCAGATGCTGGCCGACATCGAAGAAGACACCGTCGACTTCTCCGACAACTACGACGGCCGCACGCAGGAGCCCGACGTCCTGCCGTCGCGGTTCCCGAACCTGCTGGTCAACGGCGGTTCCGGGATCGCGGTCGGGATGGCGACGAACATCCCGCCGCACAACCTGCGCGAGGTTTCCGAGGGCGTCGTCTGGGCGCTCGAGAACCCCGAGGCCGACGACGACGAGCTGCTGGCCGCGCTGCTGGTGCGGATCAAGGGCCCGGACTTCCCGACCAAGGCGATGATCCTCGGCACGTCCGGCATCGAGGACGCCTACCGCACCGGCCGCGGCTCGATCCGGATGCGCGCGGTCGTCGAGGTCGAAGAGGACGCGAAGGGCCGCACGATCCTGGTCGTGTCCGAGCTGCCGTACCAGGTCAACCCGGACAACCTCGTCGAGAACATCGCGAACCTGGTCCGCGACGGCAAGCTCACCGGCATCGCCGACATCGCCGACGAGTCCAACAGCCGCTCCGGCATGCGGATCGTCGTCACGATCAAGCGGGACGCCGTCGCGAAGGTCGTGCTGAACAACCTGTTCAAGCACACCCAGCTGCAGCAGAACTTCGGCGTCAACATGCTGGCCCTGGTCGACGGCGTGCCGCGCACGCTGCGGCTCGACCAGATCATCCGGCACTACGTGAAGCACCAGGTCGAGGTCATCGTCCGGCGGACCCGCTTCCGCCTGAAGAAGGCCGAGGAACGGGCCCACATCCTGCGTGGGTACGTCAAGGCCCTCGACATGCTCGACGAGGTCATCGCGCTGATCCGGCGGTCGCCGTCCGCGGACGAGGCCCGGCCGGCCCTGATGGAGCTGCTGGACGTCGACGAGATCCAGGCCACCGCGATCCTCGACATGCAGCTGCGGCGCCTGGCCGCCCTGGAACGGCAGCGGATCATCGACCAGCTGGCCGAGATCGAGCTCGAGATCGCCGACCTCAAGGACATCCTCGAGAAGCCCGAGCGGCAGCGCGGGATCATCCGCGACGAGCTGATGGCGATCGTCGAGAAGTACGGCGACGACCGGCGCACGAAGATCATCGGCTTCAGCGGCGATGTCACCGACGAAGAGCTCATCGCCGTCGAGGACGTCGTCGTCACCATCACCCGCACGGGGTACGCCAAGCGGACGAAAACCGACCTGTACCGCTCGCAGAAGCGCGGCGGCAAGGGCGTGCAGGGCGCGACGCTGAAGCAGGACGACATCGTCCAGCACTTCTTCGTCTGCTCGACGCACGACTGGATCCTGTTCTTCACGAACAAGGGCCGCGTCTACCGGACCAAGACGTACGACCTGCCCGAGGCCAACCGCAACGCGCGCGGCCAGCACGTGGCGAACCTCATGGCGTTCCAGCCGGACGAGCAGATCGCCCAGGTCATCGAGATCAAGAACTACGAGGTCGCGCCGTACCTGGTGCTCGCGACCAAGCGCGGCCTGGTGAAGAAGACCAAGCTCACCGACTTCGACTCGAACCGCTCCGGCGGCCTCATCGCGATCAACCTGCGCGAAGGTGACGAGCTGGTCGGCGCCGTGCTGGCGGCGGCCGAGGACGACCTGCTCCTGGTGTCGGCCGAAGGCCAGTCGATCCGCTTCCACGCGACGGACGAAGCGCTGCGCCCGATGGGCCGCCCGACGTCCGGCGTGCTCGGCATGCGGTTCAACGACGGCGACGAGCTGCTCGGCATCAGCGTGGTCAAGCCGGACAAGTTCCTGCTGGTCGCGACCGATGGCGGATACTCGAAGCGCACGCCGATCGAGGACTACCCGGTGCAGGGTCGCGGTGGCAAGGGTGTGCTCACCATTCAGCACGACCGCAAACGTGGCAGGCTGGTGGGGGCGCTCATCGTCGACGCCGAGGACGAGCTGTACGCGATCACCTCGAGCGGCGGCGTGATTCGCACGCCGGCGGTCGACGTGCGCAAGGCGGGGCGGCAGACGAAGGGGGTGCGGCTGATGAATCTCGGCGAAGGCACCACTCTTCTCGCGGTCGCACGCAACGCGGACGAGCCCTCGGACGTCGCCACAGGTGACGACAACGCGGAAACCGCGGAAGCGGACGTCACCGTGGAAGAAACGGCGGAAGCCGTGACCGAAGCGGTGGCCGAGACGACAGACGCGGACGAAGAAACGACGGCGCCGCCGGAGCAGTGA